A window from Culex pipiens pallens isolate TS chromosome 3, TS_CPP_V2, whole genome shotgun sequence encodes these proteins:
- the LOC120423956 gene encoding chymotrypsin-like protease CTRL-1 → MVCSNFKIMLPTAFLVGLLLISTFATEKSARIFGGAQVQPGELPFNALIELTKQDNSVRTSCGSVLSMQWILTSSSSVQQDSTRPGAFTVHAGKYDLLQREGSEQSRSVQRVLCHPEFDGSVEGHNDIALLLLAQSLSFNDYVQPVALETNGLVYPTGVATVSGYGSIRADGSKASYLTRWSVTIMAPEVCIATLASSNLSLFCTDPATCEGDWGAPLVQRRGDQWVQIGLMSSGTQCVFFGPPTYYTHVARFFSWINETISIPVADEPDGAVRPVSGVLLIGALFTATLYYLTHKQYITQ, encoded by the exons ATGGTTTGttctaatttcaaaatcatgttaCCAACTGCATTTTTAGTTGGTTTGCTACTAATAAGCACTTTTGCAACCGAAAAGAGTGCCCGCATTTTCGGCGGTGCCCAGGTTCAACCCGGTGAACTTCCGTTCAACGCACTCATCGAGCTCACCAAGCAGGACAACTCGGTCCGAACCTCGTGCGGTTCCGTGCTGTCCATGCAGTGGATCCTGACCAGTTCCAGTTCCGTCCAGCAGGATTCGACCCGTCCCGGGGCGTTTACGGTGCACGCCGGAAAGTACGACCTGTTACAGCGGGAAGGCAGCGAACAGTCCCGGTCTGTGCAGCGGGTGCTTTGCCACCCGGAGTTTGACGGTTCGGTTGAGGGTCATAACGATATCGCGCTGCTCTTGCTGGCACAGTCGTTGAGCTTTAACGACTACGTTCAACCTGTTGCGCTGGAGACTAACGGGTTGGTCTACCCGACTGGAGTGGCCACGGTCTCTGGGTATGGTTCGATCCGGGCCGATGGGAGTAAGGCTAGTTATTTGACG AGATGGTCAGTTACTATTATGGCGCCGGAGGTTTGCATCGCTACTCTTGCCTCTTCCAACTTGTCCTTGTTCTGCACGGATCCGGCCACCTGTGAAGGAGATTGGGGAGCACCCCTGGTGCAGCGTCGTGGCGACCAGTGGGTCCAAATTGGCCTGATGTCTTCCGGAACGCAGTGTGTCTTCTTTGGTCCACCGACGTATTACACCCACGTGGCCAGGTTCTTCAGCTGGATCAACGAAACGATTTCGATTCCCGTTGCGGATGAACCTGACGGAGCGGTGCGACCAGTGAGCGGGGTGCTACTGATTGGGGCCCTCTTCACGGCGACGCTTTACTATCTTACTCACAAACAATACATCACGCAGTAG